In a single window of the Candidatus Bathyarchaeum sp. genome:
- a CDS encoding serine acetyltransferase: EKIKKTNVEDYLSKTLASIYSRLVVEVDKSLKYFCKNHEKCAEDICREFACVIVGEVLDELCSIRLLLSGDIKAAYEGDPAAQSVDEVILSYPCVLAISTYRVAHQLHVRGVPLIPRIMSEHAHSITGIDIHPGASIGKSFFIDHGTSVIIGETAEIGDNVKIYQGVTLGALSFPRDEKGNLIKGVKRHPTVGNNVIIYSNASILGEKAIIGDNSTIGGNVWITTKIPKGTIITLKPPKHKVTQKTIAN; encoded by the coding sequence GAAAAAATCAAAAAAACTAATGTTGAAGATTATTTGAGCAAGACTTTAGCGTCGATTTATTCTCGTCTGGTCGTGGAAGTGGACAAGAGCCTGAAGTATTTTTGTAAAAATCATGAGAAATGTGCTGAGGATATTTGCCGTGAGTTTGCGTGCGTTATTGTGGGTGAGGTTTTGGATGAGCTTTGCAGTATAAGGTTACTTTTAAGTGGAGACATCAAAGCGGCTTACGAGGGTGATCCTGCGGCTCAAAGTGTAGATGAAGTGATTTTGAGTTATCCGTGTGTGTTGGCGATTTCTACGTACAGGGTGGCTCATCAGTTGCATGTTCGGGGAGTTCCGTTGATTCCAAGAATAATGAGCGAGCATGCCCACTCCATTACGGGGATTGACATTCATCCCGGTGCGAGCATTGGCAAGAGCTTCTTTATTGACCATGGCACCAGCGTGATTATAGGAGAAACCGCAGAAATTGGGGACAACGTGAAAATCTATCAGGGGGTTACGTTGGGGGCTCTTAGTTTTCCACGAGACGAAAAAGGCAACCTGATTAAAGGCGTAAAACGGCACCCCACAGTAGGCAACAACGTCATCATCTACTCCAACGCTTCCATCCTCGGAGAAAAAGCCATAATCGGCGACAACTCCACCATCGGTGGAAACGTCTGGATAACCACAAAAATCCCCAAAGGCACCATAATCACACTAAAACCCCCAAAACACAAAGTCACACAAAAAACAATAGCAAATTAG